A genomic window from Leptospira broomii serovar Hurstbridge str. 5399 includes:
- a CDS encoding FAD-binding oxidoreductase, with the protein MFYHELNANIDYSRTNLRWNAWGANDQDFFRKSQMPEILKLLQNEFRIDRIRETPSSTLEEIKLPASKLGSGDIRQLSAILGKNNIKTDRFERIFHSAGKSFYDVLRLHRNTLKTFVDGVVYPGKESEVAKILEFCSRNKITVIPFGGGSSVVGGIEVIKGKGHKAVISLDTTRMDKFLSLDPESLTATYQSGIYGPKLEYALNLKGYTLGHFPQSFEYSTLGGWIAARSAGQQSNRYGKIEEILTSVKLVTPSGIVETLRAPAYSTGPDWNHIIAGSEGLLGIITEATVKIHKIPETRKYFGLVFPNIKDALGFIRTANHKEIKTSMLRLSDANETRLYETLGEIGKKRTPNRMIKTWIQNKVLEFKGLSQGKCVVLVGLDGSKSEVDHSFSGLKRIWKKFGALYAGEKLGQNWIHGRYNMPYLRNHIMLYGLGVDTMETSTTYERVEALHTAGLEALQTAIPGSIAMCHLSHSYHEGACLYYTILFPLDEKKPEEQWIRMKKKVSDVFTAHNAPISHHHGVGIDHKPWYEKALGPVGIEGLNALKKSVDKKEILNPGKVFHS; encoded by the coding sequence ATGTTTTATCACGAACTGAATGCGAACATTGATTATTCTCGAACCAATCTTAGGTGGAACGCCTGGGGTGCAAACGACCAAGATTTCTTCCGAAAAAGCCAGATGCCGGAAATTCTCAAACTTCTTCAAAATGAGTTTCGAATCGATAGGATTCGGGAAACTCCCTCATCTACTTTGGAAGAAATCAAGCTCCCTGCTTCGAAACTTGGGTCGGGAGATATCAGACAACTTTCCGCAATCCTTGGAAAAAATAATATTAAAACCGATCGATTTGAGAGAATCTTTCACTCTGCCGGGAAAAGTTTTTATGATGTTTTGCGTCTACATCGCAATACGCTTAAAACTTTCGTTGATGGAGTCGTTTATCCAGGTAAAGAGAGTGAAGTCGCCAAAATTTTAGAATTCTGTTCTCGAAATAAAATTACCGTAATCCCATTCGGCGGGGGCTCTTCCGTAGTCGGCGGCATCGAGGTCATTAAAGGGAAAGGTCATAAAGCCGTTATTTCTCTGGATACGACTCGAATGGATAAATTCCTTTCGCTTGACCCGGAAAGTCTGACTGCTACCTACCAATCCGGAATCTACGGGCCTAAACTAGAATACGCCTTGAATCTTAAAGGATATACTCTGGGTCATTTTCCACAATCTTTCGAATACTCCACCTTAGGCGGATGGATTGCCGCAAGGAGCGCAGGCCAACAGTCCAATCGCTACGGTAAAATCGAGGAAATATTAACCTCGGTAAAATTAGTCACCCCTTCAGGTATAGTTGAGACGTTGCGAGCACCGGCTTATTCGACAGGACCGGATTGGAATCATATAATTGCCGGAAGCGAAGGATTACTCGGAATCATCACGGAAGCTACCGTCAAAATTCATAAGATTCCAGAGACTAGAAAATATTTCGGTTTGGTATTCCCCAACATCAAAGACGCGTTAGGTTTCATTCGAACTGCCAACCACAAAGAAATTAAGACTTCAATGTTGCGTCTTTCAGACGCGAATGAAACTAGGCTGTACGAGACTTTGGGAGAAATAGGTAAAAAGCGGACACCGAACAGAATGATTAAAACTTGGATACAAAACAAAGTACTCGAATTCAAAGGGCTGAGCCAAGGGAAATGTGTGGTTTTAGTCGGTTTGGACGGCTCTAAATCCGAAGTGGATCATTCGTTTTCGGGTTTAAAAAGGATTTGGAAAAAATTCGGTGCGCTATATGCGGGTGAAAAATTAGGACAAAATTGGATTCATGGCCGCTACAATATGCCGTATCTTAGGAATCATATCATGCTCTACGGCCTAGGCGTCGATACGATGGAAACCTCTACGACTTACGAGCGAGTCGAGGCTTTGCATACCGCCGGCCTCGAAGCGCTCCAAACCGCGATACCGGGTTCGATCGCTATGTGCCATTTATCTCATAGTTACCACGAGGGCGCCTGTCTATATTATACGATTCTATTCCCGTTGGATGAAAAAAAACCCGAAGAACAATGGATCCGTATGAAAAAGAAAGTATCGGACGTTTTTACGGCCCATAACGCTCCGATCAGCCATCATCACGGCGTCGGAATAGATCATAAGCCTTGGTATGAAAAGGCGTTGGGACCCGTAGGAATTGAAGGATTGAACGCGCTAAAAAAATCCGTGGATAAGAAGGAAATTCTAAATCCTGGAAAAGTATTTCATTCCTGA
- a CDS encoding deoxyguanosinetriphosphate triphosphohydrolase, whose translation MSELENSLLSEYAVPHDRTGGREYPEEEHSYRLPFQRDRDRVVHSSAFKRLQYKTQVFVYSVGENYRNRLTHTLEVAGISRTIATALGLNSLLAETIALAHDLGHTPFGHAGQDMLAELMSVSGGFEHNKQSIRIVRYLETRYPEFPGLNLSIETLKGLMKHGAEYSTSTLGLERKQEGPSLEAQCADLADEVAYTNHDIEDGLEMGYLRLQELEEIPLWNETSRKTKERYPKVNEKVRIRTTIRELTNGMVSHIIDVVYRRLLEYKIGNRSDLNRSYTEGKKIIGFDLEFGEKVRELKSFLYKTLYRHPSVIKTSDQGRDMISVLFKYFQQHPKEIPETYRIRIESEGLDRSVCDFVAGMTDRYAETVFKDLRK comes from the coding sequence CTGTCTGAGCTGGAAAATTCCTTGTTATCCGAATACGCCGTTCCCCATGATCGAACGGGGGGGAGAGAATATCCCGAGGAAGAACATTCCTATCGACTTCCTTTTCAGCGCGATCGAGATAGGGTAGTTCATTCGAGCGCGTTTAAAAGACTTCAATATAAAACGCAGGTCTTCGTTTATTCCGTCGGAGAAAACTATAGAAATAGATTAACTCATACTCTCGAAGTTGCCGGAATTTCTCGTACGATTGCCACCGCTCTAGGTCTGAATTCTTTATTGGCGGAGACCATCGCTCTCGCGCATGACTTAGGTCATACGCCGTTTGGTCATGCGGGACAAGATATGCTCGCGGAATTAATGTCCGTTTCGGGTGGTTTTGAACATAATAAACAATCGATACGAATCGTAAGATATCTCGAAACTCGATATCCTGAATTCCCGGGGCTAAATCTTTCCATAGAAACTTTAAAGGGTCTAATGAAACACGGCGCCGAATATTCGACCTCGACTCTCGGATTGGAAAGAAAGCAGGAAGGTCCTAGTCTTGAAGCGCAGTGTGCCGATCTAGCCGACGAAGTCGCTTATACAAATCACGATATCGAGGACGGCCTGGAGATGGGCTATCTTCGCTTACAAGAGTTGGAAGAGATTCCGCTTTGGAACGAAACGAGCCGTAAAACCAAAGAGCGCTATCCGAAAGTAAACGAGAAAGTCAGGATTCGCACGACGATTCGCGAATTGACTAACGGCATGGTGTCTCATATTATCGATGTCGTTTATCGCCGCCTCCTCGAGTATAAAATTGGAAACCGGAGCGATTTAAATAGATCGTATACCGAAGGTAAAAAAATCATAGGATTCGATTTGGAGTTCGGAGAGAAAGTTCGAGAATTGAAATCATTTTTATACAAGACCTTGTATAGACACCCTTCGGTTATAAAAACAAGCGATCAAGGAAGAGATATGATCTCAGTGCTCTTTAAATACTTCCAACAACATCCCAAGGAAATTCCCGAGACTTACAGGATACGTATCGAATCAGAAGGATTAGATAGAAGCGTTTGCGATTTTGTCGCCGGCATGACGGATCGATACGCTGAGACGGTATTTAAGGATCTTCGCAAATAG
- a CDS encoding tetratricopeptide repeat protein: MKLASTIPILLLTTNVFFSLLGAPIDSGQKLLCRDVDSSGRTRSVWPSFFLSMALDTLNEARRLEGRERGERTLKALGEFEKYVRCSEAVGGTVSAVARWNKAMAHYSIGQLKEALQEADLAEKSDPNFRETYILKASIFYEQAEYQKTSDYLEENLSRFPMDSYVYYLLSSSNIAIQNNAKSILYLTSLNDAIEKKEGNPKYKEFVYLSLGKIYFAQGQNSKAYFYLSSYLQQKPEAWEIRFLLAGVLNQLGKFAQAKKELLRILAQVKGNSSVEMMLGEMYFVESRSMSSAYFEELKKNGKLYKGSLLYGLYCVLTSRYEDAKKIIYPMREKYPRRLWVRLAVLEILKHQPDLKGEIYSKELVETAEIALQSQLWNLSETLIQESIDIVSKDGSPKSVIASRYNFLATVYEQSGSVYRAIVAIRKSIELSETPDEVRKYRLHLAFLLRGNPPGKTKEAEQITKEIIKEDPKNSYAHYLLGVIFSQTENFSGSQGAFEEAIQLDPKTAIYYFYRAISLEKLGKIQEMELDLRKSMDLDPENPIAYNYLGYYLSESGSRLDEAFSLIRKAVELAPDNEAYQDSLGWIYYKRGMLDDALLHLNLAYQILQEKNESDPTICEHLGDLHFERGELGDSRMYWEKSSKLFQKKEDKTRIREKLERLRTKPVTIKP, from the coding sequence ATGAAACTAGCAAGCACTATTCCTATCTTACTTCTGACTACGAATGTATTCTTTTCTCTTCTCGGAGCGCCTATCGATTCAGGGCAAAAACTTTTATGTCGAGACGTCGATTCATCGGGACGAACTAGGTCGGTATGGCCCTCGTTTTTTCTGTCAATGGCATTAGATACCTTGAATGAAGCGCGAAGACTCGAAGGAAGAGAGAGAGGCGAGAGAACGCTAAAGGCGTTAGGAGAATTCGAAAAATACGTTCGTTGTTCGGAGGCAGTCGGCGGCACTGTTTCGGCCGTTGCTCGATGGAACAAAGCGATGGCACACTATTCCATCGGTCAGCTCAAGGAAGCGTTGCAGGAAGCGGATCTTGCCGAAAAAAGCGATCCGAATTTTAGGGAAACCTATATATTGAAAGCGAGCATTTTTTACGAACAAGCGGAGTACCAAAAGACCAGCGACTATTTAGAGGAAAATCTAAGCCGTTTTCCGATGGATTCCTACGTTTATTATTTGCTCAGTTCGTCCAACATCGCGATTCAAAATAACGCGAAGTCGATTTTATATCTGACTTCTTTGAACGATGCGATCGAGAAGAAAGAAGGTAATCCGAAATATAAGGAATTCGTATATTTATCCCTGGGAAAAATTTACTTCGCTCAAGGGCAAAATTCTAAAGCCTATTTTTATTTGTCTAGCTATCTGCAGCAAAAACCGGAGGCCTGGGAGATTCGATTCCTTTTAGCCGGAGTTCTGAATCAATTAGGAAAATTTGCCCAGGCAAAGAAGGAACTGCTTAGAATTCTGGCGCAAGTGAAAGGAAATTCATCCGTAGAGATGATGCTGGGAGAAATGTATTTCGTAGAAAGCCGTTCGATGTCGTCGGCTTATTTCGAGGAACTTAAGAAAAACGGAAAGTTATATAAAGGATCTCTGCTCTACGGTTTATATTGCGTCCTAACTTCCCGCTATGAAGACGCTAAGAAGATCATCTATCCGATGCGGGAAAAATATCCTCGAAGACTTTGGGTCAGACTTGCCGTTTTGGAGATTCTAAAGCATCAGCCCGACTTAAAGGGAGAAATTTATTCCAAGGAACTTGTGGAAACGGCAGAAATCGCGTTACAGTCGCAGCTTTGGAATCTTTCGGAAACATTAATACAAGAATCGATCGACATTGTGAGCAAGGACGGTAGTCCGAAATCAGTGATAGCAAGTCGCTACAATTTTCTAGCCACAGTATACGAACAATCCGGTTCGGTATACAGGGCCATCGTCGCAATTCGAAAATCGATCGAATTATCGGAGACGCCCGACGAGGTTCGAAAATATCGCCTGCATTTGGCTTTTTTACTAAGAGGAAATCCGCCGGGAAAAACGAAAGAGGCGGAGCAGATAACGAAAGAGATTATAAAGGAAGATCCAAAAAATTCGTACGCGCACTATCTATTAGGCGTGATTTTTTCCCAGACGGAAAACTTCTCCGGAAGTCAAGGTGCTTTCGAGGAAGCGATTCAATTGGATCCGAAGACTGCCATCTATTATTTCTACCGGGCGATTTCGCTGGAGAAACTCGGTAAGATACAGGAAATGGAGCTCGATTTACGTAAGTCCATGGATTTGGATCCGGAGAATCCGATCGCTTACAATTATTTAGGATATTATCTATCCGAATCCGGAAGTCGACTAGACGAGGCCTTTTCTTTGATCAGAAAAGCAGTTGAGTTGGCGCCTGATAACGAAGCGTACCAAGACAGTCTAGGATGGATTTATTATAAACGCGGAATGTTAGACGACGCGCTATTGCATTTGAATTTAGCCTATCAAATTCTTCAGGAAAAGAACGAAAGCGATCCTACGATCTGCGAACATTTAGGAGATTTACATTTTGAACGCGGAGAACTTGGAGACTCTAGAATGTACTGGGAAAAATCGAGCAAGCTTTTTCAAAAGAAAGAAGACAAGACAAGAATCCGGGAAAAACTGGAGAGGTTGAGAACGAAACCGGTTACGATTAAACCCTAA
- a CDS encoding DedA family protein: MDFLAILVDFFSGFGQGFAYIAVFATLLLCGFGLPIPEDVSLVSGGVIAGLGYANEHIMFAVGMAGVLFGDGTVFLLGRIYGVRVLQIPFIARFITPERFEKVQEKFSQYGNWVVFMGRFMPGLRMPIYLTAGTSDRISFFRFLTLDFIAAAISVPIWVYLGHYGASNLDTLRHWMHQGQATVFGIVGAVLVIALVTFYIKKKLAAR, from the coding sequence ATGGATTTTCTTGCAATTTTAGTAGATTTCTTCTCAGGCTTCGGCCAGGGTTTCGCTTATATAGCCGTATTCGCTACTCTGCTCCTTTGCGGGTTCGGGCTTCCTATTCCCGAAGACGTGTCCCTGGTTTCTGGCGGAGTGATAGCCGGCCTAGGATACGCGAACGAGCATATCATGTTTGCGGTTGGGATGGCAGGAGTTTTATTCGGGGACGGGACGGTGTTCCTACTCGGGAGAATTTACGGGGTTCGTGTTTTACAGATTCCATTCATAGCTCGATTCATCACGCCGGAGCGATTCGAAAAAGTTCAGGAAAAATTTTCTCAATACGGCAATTGGGTTGTTTTCATGGGCAGATTCATGCCGGGCCTTCGTATGCCGATTTATTTGACAGCGGGCACTTCGGATCGAATTTCATTCTTTCGATTTTTAACCTTAGACTTCATTGCCGCCGCTATTTCGGTACCAATCTGGGTTTATCTCGGACACTACGGGGCGAGTAATTTAGACACTCTAAGACATTGGATGCATCAAGGTCAGGCTACGGTCTTCGGAATCGTGGGAGCTGTTCTGGTTATTGCTCTGGTAACATTTTACATTAAGAAGAAACTCGCAGCGCGGTAA
- a CDS encoding enoyl-CoA hydratase/isomerase family protein, which translates to MIEAEKNGHILELYIKTNETNSLGVDFFRTLSETMESAENDRSIKAILLSGRNDKFFSNGFNPEIFIGKELSEIKAVLKEALGACGKVLFSSRPIVCAMNGHSMGVGAVLAIFSDYRILVEKKGRIGFPEALIGLNFPSTSGYVLKELVGIRTARDLLYSGRGLKSDEAVAVGLVEESATAEDLIPKARKWCDQFATMAIESVIGIKISLRDSQRLVADQLESRDIDLLAAAVHSKNGQEGMRSILERRRPAFT; encoded by the coding sequence ATGATCGAAGCGGAAAAAAATGGGCATATCCTCGAACTTTACATCAAAACGAACGAAACGAATTCACTCGGCGTGGACTTCTTTAGAACGTTAAGTGAAACGATGGAATCCGCTGAAAACGATCGGAGTATAAAAGCGATTCTGCTCTCCGGGCGGAATGATAAATTTTTTTCCAACGGTTTCAACCCGGAGATCTTTATCGGAAAAGAACTCTCGGAAATTAAAGCAGTACTAAAGGAGGCGCTAGGAGCCTGCGGGAAGGTCTTATTTTCCAGCCGACCGATCGTTTGCGCAATGAACGGGCATTCGATGGGAGTGGGCGCAGTCCTCGCGATTTTTTCGGACTACCGCATCCTGGTCGAAAAGAAGGGGAGAATCGGTTTTCCGGAAGCATTGATCGGCCTCAATTTCCCGTCCACTTCCGGTTATGTATTGAAAGAACTAGTTGGAATCAGAACTGCTCGAGATCTTCTTTATTCGGGACGCGGATTAAAATCCGACGAGGCCGTAGCCGTCGGCTTAGTGGAAGAATCTGCAACTGCCGAAGACTTGATCCCTAAAGCAAGAAAATGGTGCGACCAATTCGCGACTATGGCCATTGAATCCGTAATCGGAATCAAAATATCCTTACGAGACTCACAGCGGTTAGTAGCCGACCAACTGGAGTCTCGGGATATAGATTTGTTGGCGGCTGCAGTCCACTCAAAAAATGGACAGGAAGGTATGAGATCTATTCTGGAAAGACGGCGACCTGCATTTACTTGA
- a CDS encoding PP2C family protein-serine/threonine phosphatase — protein MTSPQNLLRKIRVSWGDFLSIFEPDPDRKTYEHEYKQDLNRQVMTLQYPGSILGIFVWLGFALGTDQKLHPEFPELVYFRIGLSLISTISLALFLLGSVFKIPIRKFGLEFAYVFASYFLLSCSFFTGRIADDPNYVSGLQIAVLIIVFLPIPRRISFLLYGASIVLFIVGVILYSPPLNTPQAAYSMQNLVIAYCVAIVFSIIVEKYRFATFVGNFKIVEKNREISEKMDQIQVLKERQDGDYFLTSLLLTPLLKKEITVGSPLNVEFLFDQYKKFSFRGKEYEIGGDYISAYEILLRGKKYTAFINGDAMGKSVQGAGGALVLGSVFNSIISRSRLSPEIQARSPERWLKEGFLDLQNVFETFDGFMLVSAVLGLVDLGTGTLYFVNAEHPWPVLYRDGKASFLGTDSNMRKLGISEILNSKIAVQTFKLRPNDIVFCGSDGKDDLILEENFSGKRTINEDETQFLHCVEESQGDLERIRRSLSAKGKLSDDLSLLSLAYRPSQDPYRADDSSVLLKADTAFKNQDYSTAIHILEESLPKNSGVWQGLSPKIAKALSRLYDKSGRTREAAIWAETALDWDPADSEFFFQTSLLWKKVYAASRDNESLERASEYGERFRIRMPSHVRNLINLADTYRLLGNRVRAGKLLAEAAELVPGDPKIHNLRQLLEQRKP, from the coding sequence ATGACATCTCCTCAGAATCTTCTCAGAAAAATCCGAGTCTCCTGGGGAGACTTTCTTTCTATCTTCGAACCGGACCCGGATCGAAAGACATACGAGCACGAATATAAACAAGACCTGAATCGACAAGTTATGACTTTGCAATATCCGGGATCGATTCTCGGAATTTTTGTCTGGTTAGGATTTGCTCTGGGGACCGATCAAAAGCTACATCCGGAATTTCCGGAACTCGTTTATTTTCGGATCGGACTTTCTTTAATCAGTACAATTTCCCTCGCGCTTTTTCTTTTAGGATCGGTCTTTAAAATTCCGATTCGGAAATTCGGTTTAGAATTTGCTTATGTGTTCGCGTCGTATTTTTTACTCTCCTGCTCTTTCTTTACGGGAAGAATAGCGGACGATCCGAACTACGTTTCGGGATTGCAGATCGCCGTGTTGATCATAGTCTTCTTACCCATTCCGAGAAGAATATCTTTTCTACTATACGGGGCTTCCATCGTACTGTTTATCGTAGGCGTTATTCTGTATTCCCCTCCATTGAATACTCCCCAGGCGGCGTATTCAATGCAAAATCTAGTCATCGCATATTGTGTTGCGATAGTCTTTTCGATTATCGTGGAAAAGTACCGATTTGCGACATTCGTCGGTAATTTTAAAATCGTAGAAAAGAACCGTGAAATTTCCGAAAAGATGGATCAAATTCAGGTCCTAAAAGAAAGACAAGACGGAGATTATTTCCTTACCTCTCTATTGCTGACTCCCCTTTTGAAAAAAGAGATCACTGTCGGATCGCCTCTAAACGTAGAATTTCTATTCGATCAATACAAGAAATTCAGCTTTCGAGGAAAGGAGTATGAAATCGGCGGAGATTATATAAGCGCCTATGAAATTCTTTTACGAGGAAAAAAATACACTGCGTTTATCAACGGTGATGCTATGGGAAAATCGGTCCAAGGGGCCGGTGGAGCGCTCGTTCTAGGATCCGTTTTCAATTCGATTATCAGTCGTTCCCGTCTTTCTCCTGAAATCCAAGCCAGATCGCCCGAACGCTGGCTAAAGGAAGGATTTCTGGACCTACAAAATGTCTTCGAGACATTCGACGGATTTATGTTAGTTTCGGCCGTTTTGGGGCTAGTCGATCTTGGAACAGGCACCCTCTATTTTGTTAACGCCGAACATCCATGGCCGGTTCTATACAGGGACGGGAAGGCCTCCTTTCTAGGAACGGATTCGAATATGCGAAAATTAGGAATTTCCGAAATTCTAAATTCCAAGATTGCAGTCCAAACCTTTAAGCTAAGACCTAATGATATCGTTTTTTGCGGCTCGGACGGAAAAGACGACCTGATCTTGGAAGAGAACTTTTCCGGCAAACGAACGATCAACGAAGATGAGACCCAATTTCTTCATTGCGTAGAGGAAAGCCAAGGCGATCTGGAAAGAATTCGCAGATCTCTTTCGGCGAAGGGAAAATTATCCGACGATCTGAGCTTATTATCCCTCGCGTATCGCCCGAGTCAAGATCCTTATAGAGCGGACGATTCCTCGGTCCTACTAAAAGCGGACACCGCATTTAAAAACCAAGATTACTCTACAGCGATTCACATATTGGAGGAATCTCTGCCGAAAAATTCGGGTGTTTGGCAAGGACTTTCACCAAAAATAGCCAAGGCCCTCTCTCGTTTGTACGATAAATCGGGACGTACTAGAGAGGCCGCAATTTGGGCCGAAACGGCGTTGGATTGGGACCCTGCAGATTCCGAATTCTTTTTTCAGACCTCCCTTCTCTGGAAAAAAGTTTATGCCGCTTCTCGGGACAACGAGTCATTAGAGCGAGCGTCCGAATACGGAGAACGCTTCCGTATTCGAATGCCTTCACACGTCCGCAATTTAATTAACCTAGCGGACACGTATCGCTTGCTAGGAAATCGGGTAAGAGCCGGCAAGTTGCTTGCGGAAGCTGCCGAACTTGTTCCAGGTGATCCGAAGATCCATAACCTCCGCCAACTATTAGAACAACGTAAACCCTGA
- a CDS encoding cysteine desulfurase family protein, with protein MKRIKYFDYNATHPPYPGLLVTVINEYEADFFNPSGPTRFSLGRQGKIEEARKTLGKLTGKDAKGFVFCSTGTEANYLLAIWAKSLVKSVAYLSPYEHSSFYEAVENAGIPYEKLSGNKSGLVSLQEIEEKLASKPGPVFIIHAGNESGVLQPLDEIGRLCDKFGERLFSDTMQSFGKISVPFEVLSGFTFSGHKIGGGLGTSVLWFDPNLSLKAGLFRGGNQENGFRAGTENSPAIIALSEAAKLQFSQMNERNIRLLRFREKIESALKQAGVEIVAESSPRLPSTTFCILPTEDLDFFMMGMEERGFALSTGSSCKSRSREPALSLLEMGYTKEEALRAIRISTGSFTTEEEVEDLIKGFLEVLQSL; from the coding sequence ATGAAAAGAATTAAATATTTCGATTATAATGCCACTCATCCTCCTTATCCCGGTTTACTAGTTACCGTAATAAACGAGTACGAGGCGGATTTTTTTAATCCATCCGGTCCGACTCGTTTTTCTCTCGGAAGGCAGGGTAAGATAGAAGAAGCCCGGAAAACTTTGGGAAAGCTCACCGGTAAAGATGCGAAGGGTTTCGTATTTTGTTCCACAGGAACCGAAGCAAATTATCTTCTAGCGATCTGGGCAAAATCTCTCGTTAAGTCGGTAGCTTATCTTTCGCCATACGAACATTCTTCTTTTTACGAAGCGGTCGAAAATGCGGGTATACCGTATGAAAAACTTTCGGGAAATAAATCTGGGCTCGTTTCTCTGCAGGAGATAGAGGAAAAGTTAGCCAGCAAACCGGGTCCGGTTTTTATAATACATGCAGGAAATGAAAGCGGCGTCCTCCAGCCTCTCGATGAAATCGGAAGATTATGCGACAAATTCGGTGAGAGATTGTTTTCGGATACGATGCAATCTTTCGGAAAAATTTCGGTTCCATTCGAAGTTCTTAGCGGTTTTACTTTTTCCGGCCATAAGATAGGCGGAGGGTTGGGCACATCCGTACTTTGGTTTGATCCCAATTTATCCCTAAAGGCGGGCTTATTTCGGGGCGGAAATCAAGAAAACGGGTTCAGAGCGGGAACTGAGAATTCTCCTGCGATCATCGCGCTTTCCGAAGCCGCAAAACTCCAATTTTCCCAAATGAATGAACGGAATATCAGATTACTCCGTTTTAGGGAAAAAATAGAATCGGCTCTTAAACAAGCCGGAGTAGAAATCGTTGCAGAATCTTCGCCGAGACTTCCTTCCACTACTTTCTGCATTTTACCCACGGAAGATTTGGATTTTTTTATGATGGGTATGGAAGAAAGAGGTTTTGCTCTTTCTACAGGATCCTCCTGTAAATCCAGATCTAGGGAGCCTGCGCTTTCCTTATTGGAAATGGGTTATACGAAAGAAGAAGCGCTTCGGGCCATCCGAATTTCAACGGGTAGTTTCACTACGGAAGAAGAAGTGGAAGATTTGATCAAAGGTTTCCTGGAAGTTCTTCAATCTCTTTAA